One region of Halomonas huangheensis genomic DNA includes:
- a CDS encoding phage integrase N-terminal SAM-like domain-containing protein: protein MLTRFAQGMRVKRYSPCTDKTYCYWIRFFIRFHGVRHPASTRLCSGGEAATKNPSLCLAWL from the coding sequence GTGCTTACACGTTTTGCTCAAGGCATGCGGGTAAAGCGCTACAGTCCCTGCACCGATAAGACTTACTGCTACTGGATTCGCTTCTTCATACGGTTCCACGGGGTGCGCCATCCCGCCAGCACGCGGCTTTGTAGTGGAGGCGAAGCCGCAACGAAAAATCCGTCGCTGTGCCTAGCCTGGTTATAA
- a CDS encoding SIR2 family NAD-dependent protein deacylase: MDWPISLVEELAARRCIVFLGAGASAGCLSAMDGNSPPTWPRFLENLKDRIPAPDRTETIDSLIQREKYLDAAEVILNKLPAADFTRAIRELFVQPRYEKSSIHESTLEIDPKVVVTTNYDDIYDAYCRTGIAQDGYNVCKYYEQHLATDLRSPVRVIVKAHGCVNDISKIVLSRSQYFRAKQENHEFYAILNSLFMTNTLLFLGYSMSDPDIQLILENSNIFSKSTHPHYALVGDDIIPDIEESMRKAYNIEFLKYRAGQYDEANRCVQDLAEQVEAMRASRLT; the protein is encoded by the coding sequence ATGGATTGGCCAATTTCTCTTGTCGAAGAACTGGCGGCACGACGCTGTATTGTTTTTTTGGGTGCAGGGGCTTCTGCTGGATGTTTGTCCGCAATGGATGGAAATAGCCCACCGACATGGCCAAGATTTCTTGAAAATCTAAAAGATAGAATACCCGCTCCTGATAGAACAGAAACTATCGATTCTCTGATACAGAGAGAAAAATATTTGGATGCGGCTGAAGTGATTCTTAACAAGCTGCCGGCTGCGGATTTTACTCGCGCTATTAGGGAACTGTTTGTTCAACCTAGATATGAAAAGTCTAGTATCCATGAGTCTACGTTGGAAATTGATCCAAAGGTTGTAGTCACTACCAACTATGATGATATTTACGATGCATACTGCAGGACAGGCATTGCTCAAGATGGATACAATGTTTGTAAGTACTACGAGCAACACCTAGCTACAGACCTGAGGTCTCCTGTAAGGGTAATCGTTAAGGCACATGGATGCGTAAATGATATTTCAAAGATTGTTCTTAGTAGATCGCAATATTTTAGGGCTAAGCAAGAAAATCATGAGTTCTATGCAATCCTTAACTCCCTTTTTATGACCAATACATTGCTGTTTCTCGGCTACAGTATGTCGGACCCGGATATTCAGCTTATATTAGAAAATTCAAATATATTTTCAAAGAGTACTCATCCTCATTATGCGTTGGTTGGTGATGATATTATTCCAGATATAGAGGAGTCGATGCGAAAGGCATATAACATTGAGTTTTTGAAATATCGTGCTGGTCAATACGATGAGGCAAACAGGTGTGTACAAGACTTGGCTGAACAAGTTGAAGCAATGCGAGCGTCTCGTCTGACATGA
- a CDS encoding GNAT family N-acetyltransferase encodes MMKTERLVLRQWNGDDLQDFSKMCGDREVMEFFPKLLTQDESRRMGEKIKSLIAERGWGLWAVEAPSQRKFMGFVGLNIPTDCMPFSPCVEVGWRLARRYWGMGYATEAAAESLRYAFNHLGLDEVVSFTTVSNIRSQAVMKKLGMTYASNFMHPELDPSNPLCEHVLYKINRSQWENHAL; translated from the coding sequence ATGATGAAAACGGAAAGATTAGTACTTCGACAATGGAATGGTGACGACCTCCAAGATTTTTCAAAGATGTGTGGGGATCGAGAAGTTATGGAGTTTTTTCCGAAGCTATTAACGCAAGATGAAAGCCGCCGCATGGGTGAAAAGATCAAATCCCTGATTGCTGAACGAGGCTGGGGGCTCTGGGCTGTAGAGGCTCCTAGTCAAAGAAAATTTATGGGATTTGTCGGGTTGAACATACCCACAGATTGTATGCCATTCTCACCATGTGTCGAAGTTGGCTGGCGCTTGGCGAGACGATATTGGGGTATGGGTTACGCGACAGAAGCTGCCGCCGAGTCACTGCGGTATGCTTTTAATCATCTGGGTTTAGACGAGGTGGTCTCTTTTACGACTGTGAGCAACATTCGCTCTCAGGCCGTCATGAAGAAACTCGGAATGACCTATGCCAGCAATTTTATGCATCCAGAACTAGATCCTTCTAACCCGCTTTGTGAGCATGTTTTGTACAAGATAAACAGAAGTCAGTGGGAGAATCATGCCTTATAA
- a CDS encoding ParA family protein: MISIAMFNNKGGVGKTTLTCNLAAFSASVKRQRVLVVDCDPQCNASQLIMGEEFATDFYWNSDHKTSITTIRDILRPIEDGDSEISKEINPILSSKNRFEVDLLPGHPGFSIVEDRLGAAWHDLLGGDIGGIRKNNWNTEFCANVEEYYDIVFFDLGPSLGSINRSVLIGCDYFITPMGADIFSILGVRNIASWVEHWADLYENSIGLSQQRNPGRLDNYNIKERPSVLNGYLGYTMQQYITKSKQGVRRPTKAYEQIINSVPSIIEESMGPFFGENTSTESAKLGDIPHLYSLIPLAQSVATPILDLKSSDGLVGAQYKQREDYEEIIKKIAKNLYANLGESA, from the coding sequence TTGATCTCCATAGCAATGTTTAACAATAAAGGTGGAGTTGGTAAAACGACACTAACTTGCAACCTTGCTGCATTTTCCGCGTCGGTAAAAAGGCAGAGGGTTCTAGTTGTGGATTGCGACCCCCAATGTAATGCCAGTCAATTGATTATGGGGGAAGAGTTTGCAACGGACTTCTATTGGAACTCAGATCATAAAACGTCAATTACAACGATTAGAGATATTCTGAGGCCAATAGAAGATGGGGACTCTGAAATATCAAAGGAAATAAATCCTATACTCAGTTCAAAAAACAGATTCGAAGTGGATCTTTTGCCAGGGCACCCTGGATTCTCTATTGTCGAAGATAGATTGGGCGCTGCATGGCATGATCTTTTAGGAGGCGATATTGGAGGGATTCGGAAGAACAATTGGAATACCGAATTCTGCGCAAATGTTGAAGAATATTATGACATAGTGTTCTTCGATTTAGGGCCCAGCTTGGGGTCTATAAATCGCAGTGTTTTAATTGGTTGCGATTATTTTATTACGCCAATGGGTGCTGATATTTTCAGTATTCTAGGCGTTAGAAATATTGCAAGCTGGGTAGAGCATTGGGCTGATCTTTATGAAAATAGCATAGGATTGTCGCAACAAAGAAACCCGGGGCGACTAGATAATTACAATATTAAAGAAAGGCCAAGTGTCCTGAATGGGTACCTCGGTTACACCATGCAGCAGTATATTACCAAATCGAAACAAGGTGTCCGAAGGCCTACTAAAGCCTACGAGCAAATTATTAATTCAGTCCCAAGTATTATTGAAGAATCTATGGGGCCTTTCTTTGGTGAAAATACATCCACGGAATCAGCGAAGCTGGGTGATATTCCACACCTTTACAGTTTGATTCCGCTAGCACAGTCAGTTGCAACGCCGATTCTCGATTTGAAGTCTAGCGATGGTCTAGTCGGTGCACAATACAAGCAAAGGGAGGATTATGAAGAAATAATTAAAAAGATTGCGAAAAATCTTTATGCAAATCTTGGAGAGTCTGCATAA